A single region of the Hyalangium ruber genome encodes:
- a CDS encoding 3-oxoacyl-ACP synthase III family protein translates to MIPVRILGTASMLPGRAVTTEELSRQLGREPAAMMRRTGIRTRHWAEPEAKVAELGAQVLRQALEVAGLEARQLRRLLFVSSTGGEILIPASANRVSAALGLAGTCDGIDLNNACMGFLSAFDLASRCVATGLSPVGIVVVELGSRIVDASDARPYLVFGDAVAAAVLGPARPGEGLLSSVLANDGTLPPDTVLEHPVFTGRPEKVRFHVSRDEILQIAMNALSTATRTVLDQARVTLADIQWVLPHQPNGAMLRAIVEGLGIAPERIVPVVEETGSVGAASIPVSLDRLWRTRPVKPGDRILMVGVGAGVSHGALLYQVGE, encoded by the coding sequence ATGATCCCCGTTCGCATCCTGGGGACAGCCAGCATGCTGCCCGGGAGAGCGGTGACGACGGAGGAACTGTCTCGGCAGCTGGGGCGTGAGCCAGCGGCCATGATGCGGCGCACCGGCATCCGCACCCGCCACTGGGCCGAGCCCGAGGCCAAGGTGGCGGAGCTGGGCGCTCAGGTGCTTCGCCAGGCGCTGGAGGTGGCGGGCCTGGAGGCCAGGCAGTTGCGCCGCCTGCTGTTCGTCAGCTCCACGGGGGGAGAGATCCTCATCCCCGCCAGCGCCAACCGGGTGTCCGCCGCGCTGGGGCTCGCGGGGACGTGCGACGGCATCGATCTCAACAACGCCTGCATGGGCTTCTTGTCGGCCTTCGATCTCGCCTCGCGCTGCGTGGCCACGGGGCTGTCGCCGGTGGGCATCGTCGTCGTGGAGCTGGGCTCGCGCATCGTGGACGCGAGCGATGCGCGCCCGTACCTCGTGTTCGGGGATGCCGTCGCCGCCGCCGTGCTCGGCCCCGCGCGTCCGGGCGAGGGGCTGCTGAGCTCGGTGCTCGCCAATGATGGCACCCTGCCGCCGGACACCGTGCTGGAGCACCCGGTGTTCACCGGTCGCCCCGAGAAGGTGCGCTTCCATGTCTCGCGGGACGAGATCCTCCAGATCGCCATGAACGCGCTGTCCACCGCCACCCGCACGGTGCTGGATCAGGCCCGCGTGACGCTGGCCGACATCCAGTGGGTGCTGCCCCACCAGCCCAACGGGGCCATGCTGCGCGCCATCGTCGAGGGGCTCGGCATCGCACCGGAGCGGATCGTCCCCGTGGTGGAGGAGACCGGCAGCGTGGGCGCGGCGTCGATCCCCGTCAGCCTCGATCGACTGTGGCGCACGCGGCCCGTGAAGCCGGGGGATCGGATCCTGATGGTCGGAGTAGGGGCGGGCGTCTCGCACGGCGCGCTGCTCTACCAGGTGGGGGAATGA
- a CDS encoding methionine ABC transporter ATP-binding protein has translation MIRLRNLVKTFSTPKGTERALDGVSLEIAWGEMFGIIGRSGAGKTTLLRTINLLERPEQGSVEVDGRELTRLGESELASARRHIGMVFQNFGLLSRRTVAGNVALPLELAGYPRSEILPRVRSLLARVGLKDKEEAWPSQLSGGQKQRVGIARALATAPKLLLCDEATSALDPETTKQILELLRQLNEELGLTIVFVTHEGDVVRRLADRVAVMEGGRVVEQGRVFDIFSSPRSRTARSFAAELSATPVPEALRFEAQSQPGVGAATLITLAVPGEPSREALVSALVRRFELNVDVVAGRIEHIQGQSWGSLSLLASGAPERIGAAIHFLRERHIGVEVLGHVGRDA, from the coding sequence GTGATTCGGCTGCGGAACCTGGTGAAGACCTTCTCCACTCCCAAGGGAACGGAGCGGGCGCTGGACGGAGTCTCGCTCGAGATCGCCTGGGGCGAGATGTTCGGGATCATCGGGCGCAGCGGGGCGGGCAAGACGACGCTCTTGCGGACCATCAACCTGCTGGAGCGGCCGGAGCAAGGCTCCGTGGAGGTGGACGGGCGCGAGCTGACGCGGCTCGGCGAGTCGGAGCTGGCCAGCGCGAGACGTCACATCGGCATGGTGTTCCAGAACTTCGGGCTGCTCTCGCGGCGGACAGTGGCCGGGAACGTCGCCTTGCCGCTCGAGCTGGCGGGCTATCCCCGTTCGGAGATCCTTCCGCGCGTGCGCTCGCTGTTGGCGCGAGTCGGGCTGAAGGACAAGGAAGAGGCGTGGCCGTCACAGCTCAGCGGAGGCCAGAAGCAGCGCGTGGGGATTGCGCGGGCGCTGGCCACCGCTCCCAAGCTGCTCCTGTGCGACGAGGCCACCTCGGCGCTCGATCCGGAGACGACGAAGCAGATCCTCGAGCTGCTCCGCCAGCTCAACGAGGAGCTGGGGCTGACCATCGTCTTCGTCACCCATGAAGGGGATGTCGTCCGGCGACTCGCGGACCGGGTGGCGGTCATGGAGGGCGGGCGGGTGGTCGAGCAGGGACGTGTCTTCGACATTTTCTCATCGCCCCGCTCGAGGACGGCGCGGAGCTTCGCCGCGGAGCTGAGCGCCACGCCCGTTCCCGAGGCGCTTCGCTTCGAAGCGCAGAGCCAGCCCGGCGTCGGAGCGGCCACGTTGATTACGCTGGCCGTACCTGGCGAGCCCTCGCGCGAGGCGCTGGTCAGTGCGTTGGTTCGTCGATTCGAGCTCAATGTCGATGTGGTGGCTGGACGTATCGAGCACATCCAGGGGCAAAGCTGGGGGAGCCTGTCGCTGCTGGCCTCCGGAGCCCCCGAGCGGATTGGCGCGGCGATCCACTTCCTGCGCGAACGCCACATTGGAGTCGAGGTGCTGGGCCATGTCGGCCGCGATGCTTGA
- a CDS encoding patatin-like phospholipase family protein, whose translation MALPPLHFKGLSQWFEAHPERLGQLFELRSFPRETTISVSQAQGGSPEPRALVVISGELALTQVFPGCAMPHRPLYRGDLWINLNPSAAKRREPRASFRVESMAPSEVLLLSQAALDSLPEQEAKELEDLLEGYTRLERSRSTFFTALRKTVQLQRVGTRLLHALVDTADVRSIREAEGVVVPQGSSEEEHQGAFLVLDGHLGAWRDPEGKEGDSVLTHALYPGSLFGDVVLHSDAPAPSTVKLHSKAARVAFIPQRNSERLSLRSALYAGAIAPSPNETWQRGLQLLHELLPAPEVVLFRSEVPDAPLEVLVQDVAEATHQAYQDHILRVDLVFSSNAGSPEPRPRWQPGEVPCYRLRVANGQAAAEALASLAEDCRGEWDYLFVHVDPRLWPGLLPPQNRAHGFRPMSEGEVTWKLVLLSRDPLASKPPPGFDRDSTLYTALLAPRSELLPGPSLPAGTVRLRLELERFYSHRPFSQLPVEDQERFRRWGRGITERVVGVALGGGGAWGFAEIALIRGMHERNIPIDVVSGTSFGAAVGAFYSGMGLAGLDLMLKQGHVFPWVMVASVVNSSAMSLYVDRVLHHQRLERVEIPFFPVGTNVSESQAYVRPKGTLGSGVRSSGIMPGLLSPVFTDDHCRVVDGAFINSVPASVLLTQRANLTVAGNVLSDPPDHKDPGPLLPGPAGRFIHGLNPLGRLSDLVRSTLILFHTGGEQSSSCADVLYDSPFVPIAPWSFAEGQAFVDAAKQNLGPSLDDIEKRWKGMAQRRGDVLSQVRERVRSKMKEAVLRLGAKESA comes from the coding sequence GTGGCGCTTCCTCCACTGCACTTCAAGGGCCTGTCTCAGTGGTTCGAGGCGCACCCGGAGCGGCTCGGGCAACTCTTCGAGCTGCGATCTTTTCCGCGAGAGACGACGATCAGTGTTTCCCAGGCGCAGGGCGGTTCGCCCGAGCCCAGGGCGCTGGTGGTCATCTCCGGGGAGCTGGCGCTGACCCAGGTCTTCCCTGGGTGCGCGATGCCCCACCGACCCCTCTATCGCGGGGACCTTTGGATCAACCTCAACCCCTCGGCCGCCAAGCGGCGCGAGCCGCGCGCCTCGTTTCGGGTCGAGTCGATGGCACCCAGTGAGGTGCTGCTGCTGTCCCAGGCTGCGCTGGACTCCCTGCCCGAGCAGGAGGCGAAGGAGCTGGAGGACTTGCTGGAGGGCTACACGCGCCTCGAGCGGTCACGGTCCACCTTCTTCACCGCGCTGCGCAAGACAGTCCAGCTCCAGCGGGTCGGCACGCGGCTGCTGCACGCCCTGGTCGACACGGCGGACGTGCGCTCCATTCGAGAGGCAGAGGGAGTCGTTGTGCCCCAGGGCAGCTCCGAGGAGGAGCACCAGGGGGCGTTCCTGGTGCTCGATGGGCACCTGGGGGCGTGGCGGGATCCCGAGGGGAAGGAAGGGGACTCGGTGCTCACGCATGCCCTCTACCCGGGGAGCCTCTTCGGCGATGTGGTGCTGCACAGCGATGCGCCTGCTCCCTCCACCGTGAAGCTCCACTCCAAGGCGGCTCGGGTGGCCTTCATCCCCCAGCGCAACAGCGAGCGGCTGAGCCTCCGGTCCGCGCTCTATGCGGGTGCCATCGCTCCGTCGCCCAACGAGACCTGGCAGCGTGGGTTGCAGCTCCTGCACGAGCTGCTACCGGCGCCGGAGGTGGTGCTCTTCCGAAGTGAAGTGCCGGACGCGCCCCTGGAGGTACTGGTCCAGGACGTGGCCGAGGCCACCCATCAGGCCTACCAGGACCACATCCTCCGAGTGGATCTGGTCTTCTCATCCAACGCGGGGTCGCCCGAGCCTCGACCGCGCTGGCAGCCCGGGGAGGTGCCGTGCTACCGGCTCCGGGTCGCCAATGGGCAAGCCGCGGCCGAGGCGCTGGCGTCGCTGGCGGAGGACTGCCGAGGCGAGTGGGACTACCTCTTCGTGCATGTGGATCCCCGCCTGTGGCCTGGGCTGCTCCCGCCCCAGAACCGCGCGCACGGCTTCCGTCCCATGTCCGAAGGGGAGGTGACCTGGAAGCTCGTCCTGCTCTCGCGCGATCCCCTGGCCTCGAAGCCGCCTCCGGGCTTCGATCGCGACTCCACCCTCTACACGGCGCTGCTGGCACCGCGCTCGGAGCTCCTCCCTGGGCCTTCTCTTCCGGCCGGGACGGTGCGGCTGCGCCTCGAGCTCGAGCGCTTCTACAGCCACCGGCCCTTCTCCCAGCTCCCCGTGGAGGATCAGGAGCGCTTCCGGCGCTGGGGGCGAGGCATCACCGAGCGCGTCGTCGGCGTCGCCCTGGGAGGAGGCGGAGCCTGGGGCTTCGCCGAGATCGCCCTCATTCGCGGGATGCACGAGCGCAACATCCCCATCGACGTCGTGAGCGGCACGAGCTTCGGGGCCGCGGTGGGCGCCTTCTACTCCGGCATGGGCCTGGCGGGGCTGGACCTGATGTTGAAGCAGGGCCACGTCTTCCCCTGGGTCATGGTCGCCAGCGTCGTCAACTCGAGCGCCATGTCCCTGTATGTCGATCGGGTGCTCCATCACCAGCGGCTGGAGCGGGTCGAGATTCCCTTCTTCCCCGTGGGGACGAACGTCTCCGAGTCCCAGGCCTACGTGCGCCCCAAGGGAACCTTGGGCTCGGGCGTGCGCTCCAGCGGCATCATGCCCGGCCTGCTATCCCCGGTCTTCACGGACGATCACTGCCGAGTCGTCGATGGCGCCTTCATCAACAGTGTGCCCGCCAGCGTGCTGCTGACCCAGCGCGCCAACCTGACCGTGGCCGGCAACGTCCTCTCCGACCCTCCCGACCACAAGGATCCGGGCCCTCTGCTGCCCGGCCCCGCGGGGCGGTTCATTCACGGGCTCAACCCCCTCGGGCGCTTGTCGGATCTGGTGCGCTCGACCCTCATCCTGTTCCACACCGGTGGAGAGCAGAGCAGCTCTTGCGCCGATGTGCTCTACGACAGCCCGTTCGTCCCGATCGCCCCCTGGTCGTTCGCCGAGGGGCAGGCCTTCGTGGACGCGGCGAAGCAGAACCTGGGGCCCTCCCTCGATGACATCGAGAAGCGGTGGAAGGGGATGGCTCAGCGACGCGGGGATGTCCTCTCCCAGGTTCGGGAGCGGGTGCGGTCCAAGATGAAGGAGGCGGTCCTGCGGCTCGGGGCGAAGGAGTCGGCATGA
- a CDS encoding lysophospholipid acyltransferase family protein, with amino-acid sequence MSQAHGVPLSTWLAAFRLLRAWHRYEVKGLGTLLRPGAKLIVAYHGRPLALDQCMLTVTLYERLGYLPHGIIHGYFGHNRLLRWVIDGLGFVTGDGQGVADAVARGEHILVQPGGTREGCRSFRHRYQVDWGERLGYLRLAIKYGLPIVPVAGEGVDDGYLGLNDGYALGRRLGVPFGLPVWLGIGATGVWPFSPPLPVKMTQWVGEPIERHLNGRIDPGDREALLRLHQEVRGAVQALMDGARSRGEGR; translated from the coding sequence ATGAGTCAGGCTCATGGCGTTCCCCTGAGCACGTGGTTGGCGGCGTTCCGGCTGCTGCGCGCCTGGCACCGCTATGAGGTGAAGGGACTGGGGACGCTCTTGCGGCCAGGGGCGAAGCTGATCGTCGCCTACCATGGCCGGCCGCTCGCGCTCGATCAGTGCATGCTCACCGTCACGCTCTACGAGCGCCTGGGGTATCTGCCGCACGGCATCATTCATGGCTACTTCGGCCACAACCGGCTCTTGCGGTGGGTGATCGACGGCCTGGGCTTCGTGACCGGGGACGGACAGGGAGTGGCGGACGCGGTGGCGCGGGGCGAGCACATCCTCGTCCAGCCGGGAGGTACGCGGGAGGGGTGCCGCAGCTTCCGCCACCGCTATCAGGTGGATTGGGGAGAGCGACTCGGCTACCTGCGCCTGGCGATCAAGTACGGCCTGCCCATCGTCCCGGTCGCGGGTGAGGGCGTGGATGATGGCTACCTGGGCCTCAATGATGGCTATGCGCTCGGGCGGCGGCTCGGCGTGCCCTTCGGGCTTCCGGTCTGGCTGGGAATCGGCGCGACGGGGGTGTGGCCGTTCTCGCCCCCTCTGCCGGTGAAGATGACGCAGTGGGTGGGGGAGCCGATCGAGCGGCACCTGAACGGGCGGATCGATCCTGGAGACCGCGAGGCGTTGCTGCGACTGCACCAGGAGGTCCGTGGCGCGGTGCAGGCGCTCATGGATGGCGCGCGGAGCAGAGGGGAGGGGAGATGA
- a CDS encoding SDR family NAD(P)-dependent oxidoreductase — protein sequence MSQEQWAVILGASSGTGASIAVEVARTRGLNVFGMHRGRYLEQAAQVEQEVASTGRRIVMHRGDAGTSEGAIQGAELLLAAAGPRSVKLFVHSLASGSVGLFVPEKGEPLHSRQLERTFTAMAHSFIYWAQALVAKDLLAPGARLLGLTNPLTESLLHNTGAITAAKAALEIYVRHLALELGPRGHRVNLLKFGTVVTPAIRHVYSPEAMARLEEAHRQMNPSGRMCTVEEVARFVSILVGEDVDWFNGATIDFTGGMTLRLLDLVLNPSR from the coding sequence ATGAGTCAGGAGCAGTGGGCGGTCATCCTGGGGGCATCCTCGGGGACCGGGGCCTCCATCGCGGTGGAGGTGGCGCGTACTCGGGGCCTGAACGTGTTCGGCATGCATCGCGGGCGCTATCTCGAGCAAGCCGCCCAGGTGGAGCAGGAGGTCGCCTCCACCGGTCGCCGCATCGTCATGCACCGGGGCGATGCGGGCACCAGTGAGGGGGCTATCCAGGGAGCGGAGCTCCTCCTGGCGGCGGCGGGGCCGCGCAGCGTCAAGCTGTTCGTCCACTCGCTCGCCAGCGGCTCCGTGGGGCTCTTCGTCCCCGAGAAGGGAGAGCCCCTGCATTCTCGGCAGCTGGAGCGGACCTTCACCGCCATGGCCCACTCGTTCATTTATTGGGCCCAGGCGCTGGTCGCGAAGGACTTGCTCGCGCCCGGGGCCCGGCTGTTGGGGCTGACCAACCCGCTCACCGAATCGCTGCTCCACAACACGGGGGCCATTACCGCGGCCAAGGCGGCGCTGGAGATCTACGTGCGCCACCTGGCCCTCGAGCTGGGCCCTCGTGGACACCGGGTGAACCTGCTCAAGTTCGGCACCGTGGTGACGCCGGCCATTCGCCACGTCTACTCGCCCGAGGCGATGGCTCGGCTGGAGGAAGCCCACCGCCAGATGAACCCCTCGGGGCGGATGTGTACCGTGGAGGAGGTGGCGCGCTTCGTCTCCATCCTCGTGGGAGAGGACGTGGACTGGTTCAACGGTGCCACCATCGACTTCACGGGCGGCATGACGCTGAGGCTGCTCGATCTGGTGCTCAACCCTTCGCGCTGA
- a CDS encoding ATP-binding protein: protein MNAAAQGSALGDTSAPLSASTEVLGRRYHVLEVVGRGGMGTVYLARDRLAGVVALKRLHRSIDEIANDASRSFGSKTAAPEVALGLADEFKVLTSLHHPHVISVLDYGFDDQQRPYYTMDLLKGAKTITEAGKHQPHEARVGLLAQVLQALAYMHRWGVIHRDLKPGNVLVVDGQVKVLDFGLAIAREGLPGQATVGSPGFVAPELFEGQPASAASDLYSLGMIAYRLFAMPVAPGRPTGLPPGLEESALGQVLRRLSAPDPQERYRSAEEALAALTEATGHQVVIETSATRESFLQGARFVGRERELARLEAVLSQALSGRGGAWLVGGESGVGKSRLLEEVRTLALVRGAVVVRGQAVSEGGIPYQEWRAVLRWLVLLAEPSDFEASVLKPLVEDIEVLLGRAVPGLVEIDPEMAQARLFTVVADLFRRVPQPTVLIIEDQHWAASDSLRLLARLSTLARATPLLILATYRDDERPDLPGELPEVEVLKLPRLDTEAMTVLSESMIGAAGRSPQIVELLRRETEGNPFFLVEVVRSLAEETGQLDRVGSAPLPDKVFPGGVRQIVQRRLAKLPPSARELLQLAAVIGRQIDPKLLRVCAPSMRMDAWLNECASAAVLDVSDGQWRFAHDKLREGVLADLPPRAEPLLHRQAAVAIEALYPDSPDWTVALASHWGKAGDTAKEILYTQKAGEQALAVYACREAIPHLERALALSLPAESPQALKPEQRDTVARLEARLAEAAFQLGHPDRFRVHAERALRHFGWRMPNSPARWGLGVLWQIVYRIAQAAVPEAFEITAPEKQQRRLEAGRLMVRLAEISVYAQDLPRMLWSGLRMLNLNAPVGPSSDLSRGYALMAIVTGSVPPTRPISERWLARALGMAEQVGAPVEKAYALSQHALCGIALARWEQVEAWGNQSIALAQSLGYSRQAEETQAMLACANTIRGRYQYALERLDQVEASARRRGALQTKRWGPIMRVGPLMRLGRSAEAVALLEPELPGIDAEAESSEKIVAYGPLALARLRLGDTEKALHAAGRTLEVLRSIKPVTFFLYPGILGMVEAYLTLWERASTQAPAERAPLEQQAKAALGILRTFALVNPFARPYARLARGNEAWLSGRQAVAREAWRSALAQAERLAMPFEQARARYELGRHMDPQEPARQEHLLRARALFAQMNMVDDVARVQAELDRA, encoded by the coding sequence ATGAACGCAGCGGCGCAGGGGAGCGCGCTTGGAGACACCTCGGCTCCGCTCTCGGCAAGCACCGAGGTGCTGGGCCGGCGCTACCACGTCCTGGAGGTCGTCGGTCGGGGCGGAATGGGCACCGTCTACCTCGCGCGCGATCGCCTCGCCGGCGTGGTGGCCCTGAAGCGGCTCCACCGCTCCATCGACGAGATCGCCAACGACGCCTCGCGCAGCTTCGGCTCGAAGACCGCCGCGCCCGAGGTCGCCCTGGGGCTCGCCGACGAGTTCAAGGTCCTCACCTCGCTGCACCACCCGCACGTCATCAGCGTGCTGGACTACGGGTTCGACGATCAGCAGCGCCCCTACTACACGATGGATCTGCTCAAGGGGGCGAAGACCATCACCGAGGCGGGCAAGCACCAGCCGCATGAGGCGCGCGTCGGGCTGCTGGCGCAGGTGCTCCAGGCGCTGGCCTACATGCACCGCTGGGGCGTCATCCACCGCGATCTCAAGCCGGGCAACGTGCTCGTCGTGGATGGGCAGGTCAAGGTGCTCGACTTCGGCCTGGCCATCGCCCGGGAGGGGCTCCCAGGTCAGGCCACGGTGGGCTCGCCCGGCTTCGTGGCTCCGGAACTCTTCGAGGGCCAGCCGGCCTCTGCGGCCTCGGATCTCTACAGCCTGGGGATGATCGCCTACCGACTGTTCGCGATGCCCGTGGCCCCCGGCCGCCCCACGGGGCTGCCCCCCGGCCTCGAGGAGAGCGCGCTGGGACAGGTGCTGCGCCGGCTGAGCGCCCCGGATCCCCAGGAGCGCTACCGAAGCGCCGAGGAGGCCCTGGCCGCGCTCACGGAGGCGACCGGCCACCAGGTGGTCATCGAGACGTCAGCCACGCGCGAGAGCTTCCTGCAGGGCGCCCGCTTCGTGGGCCGCGAGCGCGAGCTGGCCCGCCTGGAGGCAGTGCTGAGCCAGGCGCTCAGCGGTCGCGGAGGTGCGTGGCTAGTCGGCGGAGAGAGCGGCGTGGGCAAGTCGCGGCTCCTCGAAGAGGTACGCACGCTGGCGCTCGTACGAGGCGCCGTGGTGGTGCGTGGGCAGGCCGTCAGCGAAGGCGGCATCCCCTACCAGGAGTGGCGCGCGGTGCTGCGCTGGCTGGTGCTGCTGGCCGAGCCGAGTGACTTCGAGGCCAGCGTGCTCAAGCCGCTGGTGGAGGACATCGAGGTGCTGCTGGGTCGCGCGGTGCCCGGGCTGGTGGAGATCGACCCCGAGATGGCGCAGGCGCGCCTGTTCACGGTGGTGGCGGATCTCTTCCGCCGCGTCCCCCAGCCCACCGTGCTCATCATCGAGGATCAGCACTGGGCGGCGAGCGACTCCCTGCGCCTGCTGGCGCGCCTCTCGACGCTGGCGCGGGCGACGCCGCTGCTCATCCTGGCCACCTACCGGGACGATGAGCGCCCGGACCTGCCGGGTGAGCTGCCCGAGGTGGAGGTGCTGAAGCTGCCCCGGCTCGACACGGAGGCCATGACCGTGCTGAGCGAGTCGATGATCGGCGCGGCTGGGCGCTCGCCCCAGATCGTCGAGCTGCTGCGCCGCGAGACGGAGGGCAACCCCTTCTTCCTGGTGGAGGTGGTGCGCTCGCTGGCCGAGGAGACCGGGCAGTTGGATCGCGTCGGCTCCGCGCCGCTGCCGGACAAGGTGTTTCCCGGTGGCGTGCGGCAGATCGTCCAGCGGCGGCTGGCGAAGCTCCCCCCCTCGGCGCGGGAGCTGCTCCAGCTGGCCGCGGTCATCGGCCGCCAGATCGATCCGAAGCTCCTGCGTGTGTGCGCCCCCTCCATGCGCATGGACGCGTGGCTGAACGAGTGCGCGAGCGCCGCGGTGCTGGATGTCTCCGATGGGCAGTGGCGCTTCGCGCACGACAAGCTGCGCGAGGGCGTGCTCGCGGATCTGCCGCCACGCGCCGAGCCCTTGCTGCACCGCCAGGCCGCGGTGGCCATCGAGGCGCTGTACCCGGACTCCCCGGACTGGACGGTGGCGCTCGCGTCCCACTGGGGCAAGGCGGGCGACACGGCCAAGGAGATCCTCTACACCCAGAAGGCGGGAGAGCAGGCGCTGGCGGTCTACGCCTGCCGCGAGGCCATCCCGCACCTGGAGCGGGCCCTGGCGCTGAGCCTGCCCGCCGAGTCTCCTCAGGCCCTGAAGCCCGAGCAGCGTGACACGGTGGCCCGCCTCGAGGCGCGGCTGGCGGAGGCCGCCTTCCAGCTCGGGCACCCGGACCGCTTCCGCGTACACGCCGAGCGCGCCCTGCGCCACTTCGGCTGGCGCATGCCCAACTCCCCTGCCCGCTGGGGCCTGGGGGTGCTGTGGCAGATCGTCTACCGCATCGCGCAGGCGGCGGTGCCCGAGGCTTTCGAGATCACCGCTCCCGAGAAGCAGCAACGCCGCCTCGAAGCCGGACGCCTGATGGTGCGCCTGGCGGAGATCTCCGTCTACGCGCAGGACCTGCCCCGGATGCTCTGGTCCGGGCTGCGGATGCTCAACCTCAACGCGCCCGTGGGGCCGTCCTCGGATCTGTCGCGCGGCTATGCGCTCATGGCCATCGTGACGGGCAGCGTCCCCCCCACGCGTCCCATCTCCGAGCGGTGGCTCGCCCGCGCTCTCGGCATGGCCGAGCAGGTGGGCGCGCCCGTCGAGAAGGCCTACGCGCTCAGCCAGCACGCCCTGTGCGGCATCGCCCTGGCGCGCTGGGAGCAGGTGGAGGCATGGGGCAACCAATCCATCGCCCTGGCGCAGAGCCTGGGCTACTCCCGGCAGGCGGAGGAGACCCAGGCGATGCTGGCCTGCGCGAACACCATTCGCGGCCGGTACCAGTACGCCCTGGAGCGGCTGGACCAGGTGGAGGCCTCGGCACGCCGGCGTGGGGCCCTTCAGACCAAGCGTTGGGGTCCTATCATGCGCGTGGGGCCGCTGATGCGACTGGGCCGCTCGGCCGAGGCCGTGGCATTGCTGGAACCCGAGCTGCCGGGCATCGACGCGGAAGCCGAGTCCTCGGAGAAGATCGTGGCCTACGGCCCGCTGGCGCTGGCGCGGCTGCGGTTGGGAGACACCGAGAAGGCGCTACACGCGGCGGGGCGGACGCTGGAGGTACTCCGCTCCATCAAGCCCGTCACCTTCTTCCTCTACCCCGGCATCCTCGGGATGGTGGAGGCATACCTCACGCTGTGGGAGAGGGCCTCCACGCAGGCTCCCGCCGAGCGTGCGCCCTTGGAGCAGCAGGCCAAGGCGGCCCTGGGGATCCTGCGCACCTTTGCGTTGGTCAACCCGTTCGCCCGCCCCTATGCGCGTCTGGCCCGGGGGAACGAAGCGTGGCTCTCCGGGCGACAGGCCGTGGCGCGGGAGGCGTGGCGCTCGGCGCTGGCCCAGGCCGAGCGGCTCGCGATGCCCTTCGAGCAGGCCCGGGCCCGCTACGAGCTCGGCCGCCACATGGACCCGCAGGAGCCCGCCCGACAGGAGCACCTGCTGCGCGCTCGGGCGCTCTTCGCTCAAATGAACATGGTCGATGACGTCGCGCGGGTACAGGCGGAGCTCGACCGCGCGTAG